DNA from Streptomyces sp. NBC_01260:
CGCGCCGACACCGAAGCGATCGGCGCCCTGCTCTACGCCGCGCTGACCCAGCGCTGGCCGTACGAGAGCGACGCCTACGGCCTCACCGGACTTCCCAAGGGCGTGGGCCTGATCGCACCCGACCAGGTGCGGGCCGGCGTCCACCGCGGTCTCTCCGAGATCGCCATGCGGGCGCTCGCCAACGACGGAGCCACGGCCTCCCGCCAGGAGCAGCCGTGCACCACCCCGGACGAGCTCGCGAGGGCCGTCGCGGCGATGCCCCGCATCCGCCCGCCCGAGCCCACGTTCACCGCACCGCCCGAGTACCAGCGGACCACGTACCAGCAAGGCACCTACGGCCGCCCGGCCGGGCCGGGCGCCCCGCCCACCCAGTCCGTGCACGTCATACCGCCCGCCCCGCTCCAGAGCCGCACGGGCAAGGCCCTCAAGTGGGCCGTGTCCGCGCTGCTCATCGCCGCACTGGGTCTCGGTAGCTGGCAGCTCGCCGAGACCCTCCTGGACAAGGACAACAGCTCGGGTGACCCCGGTACCACGCAGAGCGACCCGCGGAACGGTGACGAAGTCCCGCCGCCTCCTGCCGTGCCCCTGCGGATCACCGATGCGGCGGAGTTCATGCCCAGTGGGTCCGGGATCAAGCAGGAGGCCGTACCGAATGCCATCGACGGCAAGCCTGACACCTCGTGGATCACTCCGCGCTACCAGGGCTACGCGAATTTCGGCAACCTCCCGTCGCGCAAGGACGGCAGCGGCATAGTCGTTGACCTGGGAAGCGTGAAGGACGTCTCGGGCATCGACATCACCATGTATCGCAGCGGGCAGAAGGCCGAGGTACTGGCGGCCGACGAGAGCGCCTCCGCACCCTCGTCCCTCTCGGACTTCCCACAGCGCCTCACCCAGCTCGGAACGGCGGGAAGCAGCCTCAAGGAGACCCTCACCAAGCCGGTGCGGACCCGCTACGTCCTCATCCACATCACGGAGCTCCCCTCGGACGACACCGGCAGCGGCTACCGCGGAGGCATCTCGGAGATCTCAGTTCTCGGCTGACCGACTCTGCCCCCTCCCCCTCCTCACGGGAACCGTGATAGACAGACG
Protein-coding regions in this window:
- a CDS encoding protein kinase family protein: MAERSTAAVDVADNSGDEPLSAKADEATTDGTAEAQDSTGAGPQEAVDEPTGSEDPVSTPDLHSGHKLAGRYRLEECVTRLDGFSSWRAVDEKLRRAVGVHLLPADHPRARSVLAAARSSALLGDPRFVQVLDAVEENDLVYVVHEWLPDATELTALLGAGPMDAHDAYQLVSQISQAMAAAHREGLAHLRLTPGAVLRSSSGQYRIRGLAVNAALRGITSESPQRADTEAIGALLYAALTQRWPYESDAYGLTGLPKGVGLIAPDQVRAGVHRGLSEIAMRALANDGATASRQEQPCTTPDELARAVAAMPRIRPPEPTFTAPPEYQRTTYQQGTYGRPAGPGAPPTQSVHVIPPAPLQSRTGKALKWAVSALLIAALGLGSWQLAETLLDKDNSSGDPGTTQSDPRNGDEVPPPPAVPLRITDAAEFMPSGSGIKQEAVPNAIDGKPDTSWITPRYQGYANFGNLPSRKDGSGIVVDLGSVKDVSGIDITMYRSGQKAEVLAADESASAPSSLSDFPQRLTQLGTAGSSLKETLTKPVRTRYVLIHITELPSDDTGSGYRGGISEISVLG